A window of the Lolium perenne isolate Kyuss_39 chromosome 7, Kyuss_2.0, whole genome shotgun sequence genome harbors these coding sequences:
- the LOC127300947 gene encoding uncharacterized protein OsI_027940: MSRHPEVRWAQRIDKVYITVQLPDAKDAKVNLEPDGVFSFSATAGTDGNSYESKLDLNDKVNVEASKISVGVRSIFCIVEKAEAKWWNKLVRDDQKAPHFVKVDWDKWVDEDDDGADINVDGMDFANMGGMGGMPGMGGMPGMGGMAGMGGMGGMGGMGELANMMGGMGGMGMPHGMGGMGMDEFDDESDEEGEVSKPQEEGKADAAKKPEEVGARVDTEHVN, translated from the exons TCGGCACCCTGAAGTTAGGTGGGCCCAGAGGATTGACAAGGTGTACATCACAGTACAATTGCCTGACGCAAAGGATGCTAAGGTCAATCTGGAACCTGATGGTGTATTCTCTTTCTCTGCCACTGCTGGAACTGATGGAAACTCCTATGAATCAAAACTAGATTTGAATGACAAAGTTAATGTCGAG GCAAGCAAAATAAGTGTTGGTGTCAGATCCATATTCTGCATTGTTGAAAAAGCTGAGGCCAAATGGTGGAATAAGCTTGTTCGAGATGATCAAAAGGCACCTCACTTTGTGAAAGTTGATTGGGACAAATGGgtcgatgaagatgatgatg GTGCTGATATAAATGTTGATGGGATGGATTTTGCG AATATGGGTGGCATGGGAGGTATGCCTGGCATGGGAGGTATGCCTGGCATGGGAGGTATGGCTGGCATGGGTGGCATGGGTGGCATGGGTGGCATGGGTGAATTGGCCAATATGATGGGTGGCATGGGCGGCATGGGCATGCCACATGGCATGGGTGGTATGGGGATGGATGAGTTTGACGATGAGAGTGATGAGGAAG GAGAAGTGTCCAAACCTCAAGAGGAAGGAAAGGCAGATGCAGCAAAAAAGCCTGAGGAGGTTGGAGCCAGAGTTGACACAGAGCACGTCAACTGA